Genomic DNA from Peribacillus simplex:
TACTTTGGAAGATTACGATGGGATCGAGTTTATTAATGGACGAAATGAACTCAATGCTGGATACGCTGCGGACGCTTATGCCCGTGTGAAGGGAATTTCGGCACTAATCACCACCTTTGGTGTCGGTGAAATGAGCGCATGTAATGCAATCGCTGGCGCGTACAGTGAAAATGTGCCGCTCATACATATTGTCGGCTCGCCAAAGTCCATGATGCAACAGGAGAAGGAGCTTGCCCATCATACGTTAATGAATGGAGATTTTGATGTTTTCCGTAAGGTTTATGAGCATATCACCAGTTATACGGCAATTCTTACACCAGAAAATGCAGCTAGGGAGATACCCGCTGCAATCAGAATCGCGAAAGAAAAGAAAAAGCCCGTTTATTTGGTAGTGGCTATCGATCTTGTTGAAAAACCGTTGGTTTCTCACGGTGAGACTTCTGAAAATGTGGCCAAGTCGAATGTCAATGCGCTGCAGTCAGCAGTGAAGCATATAAAAGGGATGCTAGAACATGTAAACAAAGCGGTTCTCCTTGTCGACATGAAAACACTTCGTTATAACCTTCAGAAACCCGTACTGCAGCTCGCTGAGAGGTTAAATGTTCCAGTTGCTTCGTTAATGCAGGGGAAAAGCGGGTTTGATGAGAGCCATCCCCAGTATATTGGTGTTTACGGCGGAGCTTTCGGAAGTAAGGATGTAACTCAGACTGTTGAAGAAGCGGATTTCATCATAGCTGTTGGTACTGTTTGGTCAGACGTCAATACTTCCAAAGGTACAGCAAAGCTTAACCCGTTGAAAATGGTGGAAATTCAACCTGACACTTTAAAAGTGGGGGAAGCCAGTTATATGAATGTCGGTGCGGAAGAAATTTTAACTGCGCTTCAGGACATTGGTTACCGGCAGAACGAATCTGCTGGAAACATCTCGTTTCCGTATGACACAATGGTGGAAGACCCATCAGCACCACTGAAAGCGGCTTCCTATTATCCTCGAATTCAGCAAATGTTGAAAGAAAATGATATTGTGGTCACGGAAACAGGAACATTCTCTTATGGGATGTCACAGGTCAGGTTGCCGAAAGGGGCGACCTACATAGCCCAGGGAGGCTGGCAAAGCATCGGATATGCGACGCCCGCAGCTTTCGGTGCTTGTATAGCGGATAGAAATCGGCGTGTTCTTTTGTTTACCGGGGACGGTTCGATACAGCTGACAGCACAGGAAATAAGCTCGATGCTGGAGAACGGCTGCAAGCCCATCGTGTTTATTCTCAACAATAACGGGTACACGATCGAAAAATTCTTGAACGTAAAAGTCGATATAGAAAAACAGAAATACAACGAGATACCAGAGTGGGATTATACAAAACTGGCTGAAGCGTTTGGTCGGGAGGCATTTACAGCAAGAGTCGAGACGAATGGTGAACTGGATGATGCCATTACAAATGCTCAGAACGCCGATAAACTTTGCCTTATAGAGCTGGTCGTGAAAGATCAAATGGATGCCCCGGAATATTTGCAAAAAATGAGGCAGTATCTTGAAAAACAAGAGAAACTAAAGTAATGCCATGTTCGAAATGCTCTCACGCCGAACCATGCGACACTCCTGCCGAATAACTGGCTAGCCGGGACCCCACAGGCGCTTGCGCTGAGGAGGCTTGGCAGACAGTCGGCGGAAAGGGAGCGGATTTTTGAAATCAAGGTGGAACGATTTTTAAAGAAAGAAAGGTCTTCTGTTATGAAGGCCTTTTTTTGTTGGGAATGCAGATACTGTATAGCGTATAAGAATTCGGGAGGTATTGGAGATTACTATATCCATACGGCCCGAACAAGGACAAGAATACAAGTTCGAAAAGTAATCAGGATATATCAATATTGGTCACTGTCATTTCAAAATTGAAACCGAGAATTTTTAAAATAAGAGTAATACGGAAAATATCCATTTTTTTCTAAGTGGAGAAAACCATTCTTTTACAGTCGCTTTTCTGTAGATAAGTGGGCATAAAAAATGCGTGAAAATTTATCATTAGCGCGATTAATAGAATCAAATAAAGAAAATCTCAACAATAATCAGAGCCCATTTGACATTATTATACGCAAAAAAGCGTGTATGATAGTTTATCAAAACACGCTTTTTGCTCTTTTATCAAGGCATTTAATGCCATATCATCATTTAGTTAAGAACTCGGACTGCCTTTACAAAGCTAGGTCCCCAGTAAGAACTGTTGATGTTAGCGTAGGAAACACCTTTAGATGTGGAAGCATTCAGCATTTGACCATTACCGGCATAAATTCCCACATGATTGATTACACCATCATTGTTGGTATCGAAAAATACTAAATCCCCTTTTTGGAGGGATTTTGAAGATACAGTTGTACCAACTTGTGATTGTGCCACTGAAGTTCGAGGCAATGAAACACCTGCACTTTGGAAGGCCCTTAATGTGAATGAAGAGCAATCAAATACATCAGTGCGTGAAGTGCTCGCACCGTAAACATACCTGGCTCCCATATACTTAGCGCCAGCAGCCAAAACTTGATCCGCCTTGGTCGATTTGGACGGTTTTTTAATTGAAGATGCTGAGGCTTGTCCTGAAACCCGGATGGATTGGCCGATACGAATACGATTTGAATTGGAAATATTAGGGTTAATTTTAAGTAAGGCACTAAGGGAAAGGTTATATCTTTTAGCGATTGTTGATAAAGAATCCCCTAATTTAACCACATAAACTTCTGTTGTATTTTTACTATTATTCGTATTGTTGTTAAGTGTATTAACCTTCAAGACCTGGCCGGGAAAAATAAGGTTACTAGTCAAATTGTTTTTAGACTTTAATTGTTTGACAGTCATATTATTGACTCTAGCAATTTTGTCCAGGGTGTCCCCGGATTTGACCCTATATGTAGCATTAGAAGGACTGTTTTTAGCCGTAGAGCTGGATGCAGGGGTTTTTCCGGA
This window encodes:
- a CDS encoding alpha-keto acid decarboxylase family protein; amino-acid sequence: MAEKRTLGQYLYNCLKAEGITEIFGVPGDYNFSLLDTLEDYDGIEFINGRNELNAGYAADAYARVKGISALITTFGVGEMSACNAIAGAYSENVPLIHIVGSPKSMMQQEKELAHHTLMNGDFDVFRKVYEHITSYTAILTPENAAREIPAAIRIAKEKKKPVYLVVAIDLVEKPLVSHGETSENVAKSNVNALQSAVKHIKGMLEHVNKAVLLVDMKTLRYNLQKPVLQLAERLNVPVASLMQGKSGFDESHPQYIGVYGGAFGSKDVTQTVEEADFIIAVGTVWSDVNTSKGTAKLNPLKMVEIQPDTLKVGEASYMNVGAEEILTALQDIGYRQNESAGNISFPYDTMVEDPSAPLKAASYYPRIQQMLKENDIVVTETGTFSYGMSQVRLPKGATYIAQGGWQSIGYATPAAFGACIADRNRRVLLFTGDGSIQLTAQEISSMLENGCKPIVFILNNNGYTIEKFLNVKVDIEKQKYNEIPEWDYTKLAEAFGREAFTARVETNGELDDAITNAQNADKLCLIELVVKDQMDAPEYLQKMRQYLEKQEKLK
- a CDS encoding C40 family peptidase, which encodes MNNSKNSFILAGTIIGTLVAGTSAYAGSYQVKSGDTLDGISKANHTTVQALKSQNHLTSNLIFPGQVLKVNNLNNHTDKNIDKTEKHVVKLGDSLSKIAKKYNLSLSALLKLNTDISNSDRIYIGQSIRVSGKTPASSSTAKNSPSNATYRVKSGDTLDKIARVNNMTVKQLKSKNNLTSNLIFPGQVLKVNTLNNNTNNSKNTTEVYVVKLGDSLSTIAKRYNLSLSALLKINPNISNSNRIRIGQSIRVSGQASASSIKKPSKSTKADQVLAAGAKYMGARYVYGASTSRTDVFDCSSFTLRAFQSAGVSLPRTSVAQSQVGTTVSSKSLQKGDLVFFDTNNDGVINHVGIYAGNGQMLNASTSKGVSYANINSSYWGPSFVKAVRVLN